In Thermococcus camini, a genomic segment contains:
- a CDS encoding DNA-directed DNA polymerase II small subunit produces MGLIEDLMANRYLITPSAYYLLVDSYKKDFTLAELIKFAKARGVFVIDSAIAKEFLEMKGGVPLEVPSLLEPQPSTETGEGTSEDSGAVVGYREEQSYSANSAGDSASSAEASGVEGDSDDGPGTLISTGNTEDVLLKTPSFSQLEQEESHFFGGKSSISTGTSSGDVSSEGFVEGVDGDSEAVLPVEDVEAEGSSGSDVLPGDNPLEGSSPGVPVAETGYINGNGYADDESYYSDENGNGVRPKIVYGDYGVPIAYVGDEVLEEEKSYSVYRDIVIAPREGFIYRAKEIPDDWELVFDVKNVKFEVPKVKSAASKEGEIIVKVYSDYFKSRLRKMRRILRENPELGSVIDIGKLGYVGGDEEVTIIGLINSKRETAKGFMFEVEDSTGIIKVFINRNNEESRKFFQIMPDSVIAFRGRYSGRGIFFANRIYLPDVPKFKRDKPPLEEKVYAILLSDIHVGSNKFCEKAFERFLEWLNGEVNNRAEEELVSRIKYMIIAGDVVDGIGIYPGQYNELAIPDIFDQYEALANFLRNVPDHITMFIGPGNHDAARTALPQPGFYDEYTRPLKKLKNAVMISNPAVVRLHGRDFLIAHGRGIEDVVSFIPNRSHHRPAEAMLDLLKLRHLAPTFGEKVPVAPDSEDTLVIESVPDLFQAGHVHVMEYKMYNGVFLINTGTWQAQTEFQKMVNIMPTPARVPIIDVETARLRAVVRFDEYCEGV; encoded by the coding sequence ATGGGTTTGATAGAGGATTTAATGGCCAATCGCTATCTAATCACTCCTTCGGCTTACTACCTTCTCGTGGATAGCTACAAGAAAGACTTCACGCTGGCCGAGTTGATAAAGTTCGCCAAGGCCAGAGGGGTCTTTGTAATAGACTCCGCCATTGCGAAGGAGTTCCTTGAGATGAAAGGTGGGGTTCCACTAGAAGTTCCCTCCCTCCTCGAGCCCCAGCCGTCCACCGAAACTGGTGAGGGGACCTCTGAGGATTCTGGGGCTGTGGTTGGATATCGGGAAGAACAATCTTATTCTGCGAATTCGGCCGGGGATAGTGCTTCGTCGGCAGAGGCTAGCGGCGTCGAGGGAGATTCAGATGATGGGCCCGGCACGTTGATTTCCACTGGAAATACCGAAGACGTCCTCCTAAAAACGCCTTCCTTTTCACAATTGGAGCAAGAAGAATCCCACTTCTTCGGGGGGAAGAGTTCTATTTCCACTGGAACTTCCTCTGGTGATGTCTCTTCGGAGGGGTTCGTTGAGGGTGTGGATGGGGATTCCGAGGCGGTGCTTCCTGTGGAAGATGTCGAGGCTGAGGGTTCCTCCGGATCTGATGTCCTTCCGGGAGATAACCCTTTGGAGGGTAGCTCCCCTGGGGTTCCTGTTGCTGAAACTGGATATATCAACGGAAACGGCTACGCCGACGATGAGTCCTACTACTCCGACGAGAACGGGAACGGTGTGAGGCCCAAGATAGTTTACGGTGACTACGGGGTGCCGATAGCCTACGTCGGCGATGAGGTGCTGGAGGAAGAGAAAAGCTACTCGGTTTACCGCGATATCGTCATAGCCCCACGTGAGGGCTTCATTTACCGGGCTAAGGAGATCCCTGACGACTGGGAGCTCGTCTTCGACGTCAAGAATGTGAAGTTTGAGGTTCCCAAGGTCAAGAGCGCCGCCAGCAAGGAGGGCGAGATAATCGTCAAGGTGTACTCGGACTACTTCAAGAGCCGGCTGAGAAAGATGCGCAGAATCCTCCGCGAGAACCCCGAGCTCGGCAGCGTCATAGACATAGGGAAGCTGGGCTATGTGGGAGGAGACGAGGAGGTAACCATCATCGGTCTCATCAACAGCAAGCGCGAGACGGCCAAGGGCTTCATGTTTGAGGTCGAGGACAGCACCGGGATAATCAAGGTCTTCATAAACCGCAACAACGAGGAGAGCAGGAAGTTCTTCCAGATAATGCCCGACTCCGTTATAGCCTTCCGCGGCCGCTACTCGGGGAGGGGCATATTCTTTGCCAACCGGATCTACCTCCCGGACGTTCCGAAGTTCAAGCGCGACAAGCCTCCGCTCGAGGAGAAGGTTTACGCCATCCTCCTCAGCGACATCCACGTGGGAAGCAACAAGTTCTGCGAGAAGGCCTTTGAACGCTTCCTCGAATGGCTCAACGGTGAGGTGAACAACCGCGCCGAGGAGGAGCTTGTGAGCAGGATAAAGTACATGATAATCGCCGGCGACGTCGTCGATGGAATCGGCATCTACCCCGGCCAGTACAACGAGCTTGCCATTCCGGACATCTTCGATCAGTACGAGGCCCTGGCGAACTTTCTCCGCAACGTGCCCGACCACATAACCATGTTCATAGGCCCGGGCAACCACGACGCCGCCAGAACCGCCCTCCCCCAGCCGGGGTTCTACGATGAGTACACCAGGCCTCTCAAAAAGCTCAAGAATGCCGTCATGATAAGCAACCCGGCCGTCGTGAGACTTCATGGGCGTGACTTCCTCATTGCCCACGGGCGCGGCATAGAGGACGTCGTCAGCTTCATCCCGAACAGGAGCCACCACAGGCCCGCCGAGGCCATGCTCGACCTGCTCAAACTCCGCCACCTTGCGCCGACCTTCGGGGAAAAGGTGCCAGTCGCACCGGATTCGGAGGATACCCTCGTCATAGAATCCGTTCCCGACCTCTTCCAGGCCGGTCACGTCCACGTTATGGAGTACAAGATGTACAACGGCGTTTTTCTGATAAACACCGGAACCTGGCAGGCTCAGACGGAGTTCCAGAAGATGGTGAACATCATGCCGACACCGGCCAGGGTGCCCATAATCGACGTCGAAACCGCCCGCCTGAGGGCCGTTGTGAGGTTTGACGAGTACTGCGAGGGGGTTTGA
- a CDS encoding ORC1-type DNA replication protein, translating to MDDNYLDSIFEKYLHAKKIFKNKEVLRHSYTPKELPHRREQIEELAHILVPVLRGETPSNVFVYGKTGTGKTVTIKFVTEELKKISDKYQIPVDVIYINCEIVDTQYRVLANIVNHFKNESGVEVPLVGWPTDEVYARLKEVIDARERFVIIVLDEIDKLIKKSGDDILYSLTRINTELGLAKVSIIGISNDLKFKEYLDARVLSSLSEEEVVFPPYDANQLRDILMQRAGDAFNEGVLDDGVVPLCAALAAREHGDARRALDLLRVAGEIAEREGASKVTERHVWKAQEKIEQDTMEEVIKTLPLHSKVLLYAIVLLDENGELPANTGDVYSIYMSLCDHIDLEPLTQRRVSDLINELDMLGIINAKVVSKGRYGRTKEIRLNVTPYKVKNIYRHDSQLQTMLTVSMSRQRRLL from the coding sequence ATGGACGACAATTACCTTGATTCAATCTTCGAGAAGTACCTTCACGCCAAGAAGATATTCAAGAATAAAGAGGTTCTCAGGCACAGCTATACCCCTAAGGAGCTCCCCCACAGGCGCGAGCAGATTGAGGAGCTGGCGCATATTTTGGTTCCCGTCCTCCGCGGCGAGACACCTTCAAACGTTTTCGTGTACGGGAAGACCGGAACCGGTAAGACCGTCACCATAAAGTTCGTTACGGAGGAGCTGAAGAAGATATCCGACAAGTATCAGATTCCCGTCGATGTTATCTATATAAACTGCGAGATAGTGGACACCCAGTACCGTGTTCTGGCGAACATCGTGAACCACTTTAAGAACGAGAGCGGCGTTGAGGTCCCCCTCGTGGGCTGGCCCACCGATGAAGTTTACGCGCGGCTTAAGGAGGTAATCGACGCCCGTGAGCGCTTCGTCATAATAGTCCTCGACGAGATTGACAAGCTAATCAAAAAGAGCGGTGATGATATCCTCTACTCCCTCACGAGGATAAACACCGAGCTGGGCCTTGCGAAGGTGAGCATCATAGGCATCTCAAACGACCTTAAATTCAAGGAGTACCTCGATGCGCGCGTCCTCTCGAGCCTGAGCGAGGAGGAGGTTGTCTTTCCCCCGTACGATGCCAATCAGCTCAGGGATATTCTGATGCAGCGTGCCGGCGACGCATTCAACGAGGGCGTTCTCGACGACGGCGTCGTCCCCCTGTGTGCCGCCCTGGCCGCGAGGGAGCACGGCGACGCGAGAAGGGCCCTTGACCTGCTCCGCGTTGCGGGTGAGATAGCGGAGCGCGAGGGCGCGAGCAAGGTCACGGAGAGGCACGTCTGGAAGGCCCAGGAGAAGATAGAACAGGACACCATGGAGGAGGTCATAAAGACCCTTCCGCTCCACTCGAAGGTTCTGCTCTACGCGATAGTTCTCCTTGACGAGAATGGCGAACTGCCCGCCAACACTGGCGATGTTTACTCGATTTACATGTCCCTCTGCGACCACATCGACCTCGAACCCCTCACCCAGAGGCGCGTGAGCGACCTGATAAACGAGCTCGACATGCTCGGCATCATCAACGCCAAGGTCGTCAGCAAGGGCAGGTATGGGAGAACGAAGGAGATAAGGCTCAACGTAACACCTTATAAGGTCAAGAACATATACAGACACGATTCCCAGCTCCAGACCATGCTGACGGTGAGCATGTCCCGCCAGAGGAGGCTGCTCTGA
- a CDS encoding DNA-directed DNA polymerase II large subunit → MGEELYSSKMKSYFESLQREIDRAYEVARKAREQGKDPSLEVEVPQATDMAGRVESLVGPKGVAERIRVLVKEYGKELAALKVVDEIIEGKFGDLGSKERYAEQAVRTALAILTEGIVSAPLEGIADVKVKRNEWGDNSEYLALYYAGPIRSSGGTAQALSVLVGDYVRKKLGLDRFKPSEKHIERMVEEIDLYHRAVTRLQYHPEADEVRLAMKNIPIEITGEETDKVEVSHRDVPGVETNHLRGGAILVLAEGVLQKAKKLVKYIDKMGVEGWDWIKEFVDAKEKGKKAEGPEPAESKAEDSGAKEEVAEKVEKGFYYELYERFKANIAPNKKYTKEIIGGRPLFAEPSENGGFRLRYGRSRVSGFATWSVNPATMLILDEFIAIGTQMKTERPGKGCIVTPATTVEGPIVKLKNGSVIRVDDYETALRVRNEIEEILYVGDALVNFGDFVENNQTLLPANYAEEWWIQEFVKAIAETYEVELKPFSDNPREAIEEAAEYLEVDADFLENLLKDPLRVRPSVELAIHLSKVLDVPFHPHYTLYWNTLRPEEVEELQRALVGAQIGWDEHMKNKFARKVVLDNDPKIKRYLELLGLPHGLERTEDRKKVIVIDYPWSAALLTPLGNLEWEFRAKPFFTVIDIINENNRIKLRDRGISWIGARMGRPEKAKERKMKPPVQVLFPIGLAGGSSRDIKKAAEEGKVTSVEIAFFKCPECGHTGPEHLCPRCGTRKELLWHCAKCNVDYPENEAESFDFHCPKCGTELKPYARRTIKPSELLRAAMENVKVYGIDRLKGVQGMTSGFKMAEPLEKGLLRAKNDVYVFKDGTIRFDATDAPITHFKPREIGTSVEKLRELGYTHDFEGKPLERDDQILELRVQDVILPYEAGKYLLKVARFIDDLLEKFYGLPRFYNAEKMEDLVGHLVIGLAPHTSAGIIGRIIGFSDVLVGYAHPYYHAAKRRNCDGDEDSVMLLMDALLNFSRYYLPEKRGGKMDAPLVVTTRLDPREVDSEVHNMDVVRYYPLEFYDATYEMKSPKEIKFIERVEDRLGKPEMYEGIKFTHDTDDIGLGPKMSLYKQLGDMVEKVERQLALAERIRAVDEHHVAETIINSHLVPDLRGNLRSFTRQEFRCVKCNTKYRRPPLTGKCPKCGGKIVLTVSKGAIEKYLPTAKMLVTKYSVLDYTRQRICLTEKDIKSLFENVFPERQRTLMGFSADVCEKMIKERTGKSNGKNGYLDELKANGKFRKSAKTEKKKESKSPKRSEKKIKPVKGPEKAALKEYMMKKKAEDEKSKGKKKKKGISLDEFFGS, encoded by the coding sequence ATGGGCGAGGAACTCTACTCATCCAAGATGAAATCCTACTTTGAATCCCTCCAACGTGAGATAGACCGGGCTTACGAGGTGGCGAGAAAGGCCCGTGAACAGGGAAAGGACCCCAGCCTTGAGGTTGAGGTTCCCCAGGCGACCGACATGGCCGGCCGTGTTGAGAGCCTCGTCGGTCCGAAGGGCGTGGCCGAGAGGATACGCGTTCTTGTTAAGGAGTACGGTAAAGAGCTGGCCGCCCTGAAGGTGGTCGATGAGATTATCGAGGGGAAGTTCGGCGACCTGGGGAGCAAGGAGCGCTACGCCGAGCAGGCCGTTAGAACCGCCCTAGCGATTCTCACCGAGGGAATCGTCTCCGCCCCCCTGGAGGGAATAGCCGACGTCAAGGTCAAGAGGAACGAGTGGGGCGACAATTCCGAATACCTGGCCCTTTACTACGCGGGCCCCATCAGGAGCTCCGGAGGAACCGCACAGGCCCTCAGCGTCCTCGTCGGCGACTACGTACGGAAGAAGCTTGGCCTTGACCGATTCAAGCCGAGCGAGAAGCACATAGAGAGAATGGTGGAGGAGATAGACCTCTACCACAGGGCAGTTACAAGGCTGCAGTACCACCCGGAGGCAGACGAGGTAAGACTCGCCATGAAGAACATCCCCATCGAGATAACCGGTGAAGAGACCGACAAGGTTGAAGTCAGCCACCGTGACGTTCCCGGCGTTGAGACCAACCACCTTCGCGGCGGTGCCATACTCGTCCTCGCCGAGGGTGTCCTCCAGAAGGCCAAGAAGCTCGTCAAGTACATAGACAAGATGGGCGTTGAGGGCTGGGACTGGATAAAGGAGTTCGTAGATGCCAAGGAGAAGGGCAAGAAGGCAGAAGGGCCCGAGCCTGCCGAGTCCAAGGCCGAGGATTCCGGGGCAAAGGAAGAAGTTGCCGAAAAAGTTGAGAAGGGCTTCTACTACGAACTCTACGAGCGCTTCAAGGCCAACATCGCCCCCAACAAGAAGTACACGAAGGAGATAATCGGTGGAAGGCCGCTCTTCGCCGAGCCCTCCGAGAACGGCGGCTTCCGTCTGCGCTACGGAAGGAGTCGCGTCAGCGGCTTCGCCACCTGGAGCGTGAACCCCGCAACCATGCTGATCCTCGACGAGTTCATAGCGATTGGAACCCAGATGAAGACGGAAAGGCCCGGCAAGGGCTGTATAGTTACCCCTGCAACCACCGTCGAAGGCCCGATAGTCAAGCTCAAGAACGGGAGCGTTATACGGGTTGATGACTACGAGACCGCTTTGAGGGTGAGAAACGAAATAGAGGAGATACTCTACGTCGGCGACGCTTTAGTAAACTTCGGCGACTTCGTTGAGAACAACCAGACGCTTTTACCTGCCAACTACGCTGAGGAATGGTGGATTCAGGAGTTCGTCAAAGCTATAGCCGAGACCTACGAGGTTGAGCTTAAGCCGTTCTCCGATAACCCACGCGAAGCCATAGAGGAGGCGGCGGAATACCTTGAGGTCGACGCCGACTTCCTTGAAAACCTGCTGAAGGATCCGCTCCGCGTTAGGCCCAGTGTTGAGCTGGCGATACACCTATCGAAGGTCCTCGATGTTCCGTTTCATCCCCACTACACCCTCTACTGGAACACGCTCAGGCCAGAAGAAGTTGAGGAGCTCCAGAGGGCTCTGGTTGGCGCTCAGATAGGGTGGGACGAGCACATGAAGAACAAGTTCGCGAGGAAGGTAGTTCTCGACAACGACCCCAAGATAAAGCGCTACCTTGAACTCCTTGGATTGCCACACGGGCTTGAGAGAACTGAAGACAGGAAGAAGGTTATAGTGATCGATTACCCGTGGAGTGCCGCCCTTTTGACTCCCCTGGGCAACCTCGAATGGGAGTTCAGGGCGAAGCCCTTTTTCACCGTCATAGACATCATCAACGAGAACAACCGGATAAAGCTCCGTGACAGGGGCATAAGCTGGATTGGGGCCAGGATGGGCAGGCCCGAGAAGGCCAAGGAGAGGAAGATGAAACCTCCGGTTCAGGTTCTCTTCCCGATCGGTTTAGCTGGTGGCTCCAGCAGGGACATTAAGAAGGCCGCCGAGGAAGGTAAGGTAACGAGCGTGGAGATAGCCTTCTTCAAGTGCCCCGAATGCGGTCACACCGGGCCGGAGCACCTTTGCCCTCGCTGCGGAACGAGAAAGGAACTCCTCTGGCACTGCGCCAAGTGCAACGTCGATTATCCTGAAAACGAGGCGGAAAGCTTTGACTTCCACTGTCCCAAGTGCGGCACCGAGCTGAAGCCCTACGCGAGGAGAACCATAAAGCCATCGGAGCTTCTCCGCGCGGCGATGGAGAACGTCAAGGTCTACGGCATCGACAGGCTCAAGGGCGTCCAGGGAATGACCTCCGGCTTCAAAATGGCCGAGCCGCTTGAGAAGGGTCTGCTGAGGGCCAAAAACGACGTCTACGTCTTTAAGGATGGTACCATTCGTTTCGACGCCACCGACGCCCCGATAACCCACTTCAAGCCAAGGGAGATAGGTACGAGCGTTGAGAAGCTTCGCGAACTCGGCTACACCCATGACTTCGAGGGCAAGCCCCTTGAGCGGGACGACCAGATACTCGAGCTGAGGGTTCAGGATGTCATACTGCCCTACGAGGCAGGTAAATATCTCCTCAAGGTGGCCCGCTTCATCGACGACCTTCTTGAGAAGTTCTACGGTCTTCCGCGCTTCTACAACGCCGAGAAGATGGAAGACCTGGTCGGCCACCTCGTGATAGGTCTCGCCCCCCACACCTCGGCTGGAATCATAGGCAGGATAATAGGCTTCTCCGACGTTCTTGTGGGATATGCTCACCCGTATTACCATGCCGCCAAAAGACGCAACTGCGACGGGGACGAGGATAGTGTGATGTTACTTATGGATGCATTATTGAACTTTTCTCGTTACTATCTGCCCGAGAAGCGCGGCGGAAAGATGGACGCGCCTTTAGTCGTTACCACGCGCCTCGATCCAAGAGAGGTTGACAGCGAGGTTCACAACATGGACGTCGTCAGGTACTATCCCCTGGAGTTCTACGACGCCACCTACGAGATGAAATCGCCCAAGGAGATTAAGTTCATCGAGCGCGTCGAGGACAGATTGGGCAAACCTGAGATGTATGAAGGCATAAAGTTTACCCACGATACGGACGATATAGGTCTCGGCCCGAAGATGAGCCTGTACAAACAGCTCGGCGACATGGTGGAGAAGGTCGAGCGCCAGCTGGCCCTGGCGGAGCGCATAAGGGCGGTCGATGAGCACCACGTGGCAGAAACGATAATCAACTCCCACCTCGTTCCGGACCTGAGGGGCAACCTGAGGAGCTTCACGAGGCAGGAGTTCCGGTGTGTGAAGTGCAACACCAAATACAGAAGGCCGCCGCTGACCGGCAAGTGCCCCAAGTGCGGCGGCAAGATAGTCCTGACAGTCAGCAAAGGTGCCATAGAGAAGTATCTGCCAACTGCCAAAATGCTCGTTACAAAGTACAGCGTCCTGGATTACACGAGGCAGAGGATATGTCTGACCGAGAAGGACATCAAGAGCCTTTTCGAGAACGTCTTTCCGGAGAGGCAGAGGACGCTGATGGGCTTTTCCGCTGATGTCTGTGAGAAGATGATAAAGGAAAGGACCGGCAAGTCCAACGGGAAGAACGGCTACCTTGACGAGCTGAAAGCAAACGGAAAATTCAGGAAGAGTGCTAAGACCGAGAAAAAGAAGGAATCCAAATCTCCCAAGCGCTCTGAGAAGAAGATAAAACCCGTCAAGGGACCTGAAAAGGCCGCCCTTAAGGAATACATGATGAAAAAGAAAGCGGAGGACGAAAAATCGAAGGGTAAGAAGAAAAAGAAGGGCATAAGCCTCGACGAGTTTTTCGGTTCTTAG
- a CDS encoding potassium channel family protein, translating to MIPVPLVRRLLQMKAKVSRNRLLQIAALVLILAAIFALLFMYFENVGFYTAFYWAVITMATIGYGDITPQTEAGRAVAMVAAVAGISTFTALVSILAEYFISSSLRRMMGMHSVRYSGHYVIIGRGSSIPSCVSELTSAISSGEVELKPIVVVFPDEGERKKVELPEEVEVLIGDPTNPETLERAHVKEASYVILALEDDSKSVFTTLMVKRMSNAKVFVEALRGESLELLKGAGADRVILSRSLAGRLLASSVFEPEVVDVIDDLTTASGGYDITVLERRDLWGVPYVEAMKRLHGEGYFLLGYYKEKPVLNPVLNEEIPEGSKLIVIKPGSSSGKR from the coding sequence ATGATTCCGGTACCACTCGTGCGAAGACTTCTCCAAATGAAGGCCAAGGTCAGCAGGAACCGGCTCCTTCAAATAGCGGCACTTGTGCTTATACTGGCGGCTATCTTCGCGTTACTTTTCATGTATTTCGAGAACGTGGGCTTCTACACTGCCTTTTACTGGGCGGTCATAACGATGGCCACAATTGGATACGGTGATATAACTCCCCAAACCGAAGCCGGCCGCGCGGTGGCTATGGTCGCCGCCGTTGCTGGAATCTCGACTTTTACCGCCCTCGTTTCCATTCTGGCCGAATACTTCATTTCATCGTCTCTACGGAGGATGATGGGAATGCACAGTGTTAGATATTCCGGACACTACGTGATAATCGGCCGCGGGAGCAGCATACCAAGCTGCGTGAGCGAACTCACCTCCGCGATTTCCAGTGGAGAGGTGGAGCTGAAACCTATAGTGGTGGTCTTCCCCGACGAGGGCGAGCGGAAGAAGGTCGAGCTTCCAGAGGAAGTGGAGGTTCTCATCGGCGACCCGACGAATCCGGAAACACTGGAACGCGCCCACGTGAAGGAGGCTTCCTACGTCATCCTTGCCCTCGAGGACGACTCGAAGTCCGTCTTCACTACCCTCATGGTGAAGCGCATGTCTAATGCGAAGGTATTCGTCGAAGCCCTCCGCGGGGAGAGCCTGGAGCTGCTCAAGGGGGCTGGAGCTGACAGGGTGATACTCAGCAGGAGCCTCGCGGGAAGGCTTCTCGCCAGTTCCGTTTTCGAGCCGGAGGTGGTGGACGTCATAGACGACCTGACCACAGCCTCAGGCGGCTACGATATCACCGTTCTGGAGCGGAGGGACCTGTGGGGCGTCCCCTACGTCGAGGCCATGAAACGCCTCCACGGTGAAGGCTACTTCCTCCTTGGTTATTACAAGGAAAAGCCCGTTCTCAATCCTGTGCTGAATGAGGAGATTCCCGAAGGGTCAAAACTGATCGTCATAAAGCCCGGCTCTTCCAGTGGAAAAAGGTGA
- a CDS encoding DNA-binding protein, translating into MDDVEVQVLEWLREGDDTAQDIVDLPWSVREAQPGTYLAEHPRMPFSLLVIFSEGFVHLLVPMGLETFSMSNDEKLRIYHTLLRLNDQVHLMKFTLSGMNDDVYLRVDLDKKTLGKEEFNDALTALLIGLLSSVSALGLEEAFAREIFDRIVGMVLDRVDRGASREELMKFLTVKVGMTVEDAKNLLDEVFAAKRSLEGHEKDVGYF; encoded by the coding sequence ATGGACGACGTCGAGGTTCAGGTTCTTGAGTGGCTTCGGGAGGGTGACGACACCGCCCAGGACATAGTGGATCTCCCTTGGTCAGTCAGGGAGGCTCAACCGGGTACTTATCTGGCCGAGCACCCTAGAATGCCGTTTTCTCTCCTTGTGATATTCTCGGAGGGCTTTGTTCACCTTCTCGTGCCTATGGGGCTCGAGACGTTCTCCATGTCCAATGACGAGAAGCTCAGGATTTACCACACCCTCCTCCGCCTCAATGACCAGGTTCACTTGATGAAGTTCACCCTGTCGGGAATGAACGATGATGTGTACCTCCGCGTTGATCTGGATAAGAAGACCCTGGGAAAGGAGGAGTTCAACGACGCCCTCACCGCACTCCTCATTGGGCTTCTTTCCTCTGTCTCCGCGTTGGGTCTTGAGGAGGCATTCGCCCGCGAGATATTCGATCGTATAGTCGGGATGGTCTTAGACAGGGTGGATAGGGGTGCCAGCAGGGAGGAGCTGATGAAGTTTCTGACCGTTAAGGTCGGCATGACGGTGGAGGACGCGAAGAACCTTCTGGATGAGGTTTTTGCCGCGAAGCGGTCCCTCGAGGGTCACGAGAAAGACGTTGGGTACTTTTAA